The following proteins are co-located in the Vigna angularis cultivar LongXiaoDou No.4 chromosome 2, ASM1680809v1, whole genome shotgun sequence genome:
- the LOC108327870 gene encoding uncharacterized protein At5g19025 → MVYFHSSISLCNSSLGQPMANSLDFGSKSRHRKTPNSPQATPCRRSRSAVVDVVIFVAVIAAFGFLLFPYAQIVASESVKIGVVIVDLVKEEVSVAPWVYMFIGVSVTFAALTTWVLVACTTRKCGNPDCKGLRKAAEFDIQLETEDCVKNSPSLAKDSGVKKGLFKLPCDHHRELEAELKKMAPPNGRAVLVLRGRCGCSVGRLEVPGPKKNRKSKK, encoded by the coding sequence TGGCCAACCCATGGCGAATTCCCTCGATTTCGGCTCGAAATCGAGGCACCGGAAAACCCCAAACTCCCCTCAGGCTACGCCCTGCCGACGATCCCGGTCGGCGGTGGTGGACGTTGTGATTTTCGTGGCGGTTATCGCGGCTTTTGGGTTCTTGCTGTTCCCCTACGCCCAAATTGTGGCGAGTGAGAGTGTCAAAATTGGTGTTGTGATCGTGGATTTGGTCAAAGAGGAGGTTTCTGTTGCCCCGTGGGTTTACATGTTCATTGGTGTCAGTGTTACGTTTGCTGCATTGACCACTTGGGTTCTTGTGGCTTGCACCACAAGGAAGTGTGGGAACCCCGATTGCAAGGGTCTGAGGAAGGCTGCAGAGTTTGACATTCAATTGGAGACTGAGGATTGTGTGAAGAATTCACCTTCATTGGCTAAGGATAGTGGGGTTAAGAAGGGGTTGTTTAAGCTTCCTTGTGATCACCACCGCGAACTTGAGGCCGAGCTCAAGAAGATGGCACCTCCCAATGGAAGGGCTGTCCTTGTCCTCAGAGGAAGGTGTGGCTGTTCTGTTGGTAGGTTGGAAGTTCCGGGACCGAAGAAGAATCGAAAGAGCAAGAAGTAG